A window of the Tiliqua scincoides isolate rTilSci1 chromosome 5, rTilSci1.hap2, whole genome shotgun sequence genome harbors these coding sequences:
- the LOC136652721 gene encoding olfactory receptor 2A12-like — translation MNETEITEFVLIGFSGRPKTRMALAIFITIMYLVTIVANGLITLVVISESRLHNPMYFFLCNLSIIDICLCTTSVPQAIANCLVERPVMSFARCYTQMYAGIYFGSTECFLLAVMAYDRHVAISNPLHYTIVMNWRVCTLLVLGTWLLAFLLAIVPWIANPAQVCERNEIDHISCELTAFMKLICSNMARSQLMLNLNSTAIVLFPFCFILFSYLRIIVAILRIHSAGGRWKAFSTCGSHLAVVAVFFGNCIVTYIKPLSKDGQDSGKILSVINGVVVPTVNPLIYTLRNQEVKSALKQLTRKKL, via the coding sequence ATGAATGAGACAGAAATAACTGAATTTGTCCTCATTGGATTTTCTGGCCGACCAAAAACAAGGATGGCGCTAGCAATTTTCATAACCATCATGTATTTGGTGACTATAGTTGCAAATGGACTAATTACTTTGGTGGTCATATCTGAGTCCCGGCTCCACAatcccatgtactttttcctttgcAATCTATCCATCATTGATATCTGTCTCTGTACAACTTCTGTTCCGCAAGCCATTGCCAACTGTTTGGTGGAGAGGCCTGTCATGTCTTTTGCTAGGTGTTACACTCAAATGTACGCTGGTATATACTTTGGATCCACTGAATGTTTCCTCCTGGcagtcatggcttatgaccggcATGTCGCCATCTCCAATCCACTACATTATACCATTGTCATGAACTGGAGAGTTTGCACCCTCTTGGTTTTGGGGACATGGCTTTTGGCCTTCTTACTTGCTATAGTTCCCTGGATTGCAAACCCAGCCCAGGTCTGTGAACGTAATGAGATAGATCATATCTCTTGTGAGCTCACCGCTTTCATGAAGCTGATCTGCTCAAACATGGCTAGGAGTCAGCTGATGTTGAATCTCAACAGTACTGCCATagtcctctttcccttctgcttcATTCTCTTTTCCTATTTACGCATCATTGTGGCCATTCTGAGAATCCACTCAGCTGGtggcagatggaaagctttttctACCTGTGGATCTCACCTGGCTGTGGTAGCCGTGTTCTTTGGAAACTGTATAGTCACCTACATCAAACCTCTATCAAAAGATGGCCAAGATAGTGGCAAAATTCTTTCTGTCATTAATGGAGTAGTAGTACCCACGGTAAATCCTTTAATCTATACATTGAGAAACCAGGAAGTGAAGTCTGCATTAAAACAACTGACAAGAAAGAAACTGTGA